One genomic segment of Micromonospora sp. WMMC415 includes these proteins:
- a CDS encoding helicase HerA domain-containing protein → MTPPIPLFASPAPSPPDVITPPGAPARWVLQAAEWAADRPWLLGVAAALLTAAVAGRNLLDGWRHRRHADGARLVTIAPPPEVDAHGAAALWANLHGTLTPSRRRRLLFGSPHVGWQYTWSGRRLLIGIWVPGTVPPGAVEAAVRAAWPGATCTTTEAQPPIPLGVTAAVGGQLLPAAAQWLPIRTDHDADPLRALMSACSGLRADEYACVQVLARPATARHAASARRAAGRLREGKTAVPTFNPAAPLRWLIDVFLPGASTTSRSSVQGAGRRDPGVERDVRAVLDKTAHPLWMIGIRYAVAKDTRRHRSDPYPRLRGLADAVASSFAVYAGRNRLAHRARMAAPVAVVAARRLGPGFLASTPELAVLAALPRDLAVPGLDRARAKSVPAPVAVPTGGRGVKVLGDATVGGHAVALAVPDARYHLHVVGSTGSGKTTLLVNMAVDDITAGRGTVVIDPHGDMVLDILDRLPATVADRLVIFDPDQPNPPTINPLAGDDPDLVVDNLVSIFGNIFAKAWGPRMDDVMRVACLTLLRHANVTLQHIPPLLNSAQFRSAMTVGLDDPAGLSGFWQWYDDLNPALRSQVIGPVLARLRAFLLRDFVKRTMRHPRSSFDMRRVLDGGALLVRIPKGQLGEDTSKLLGSLILAQVWQAATARAALAPDRRRDATLIIDEAQNFLTLANSLDTMLAEARKYRLSMVLAHQDLAQFPKDLLAAASANARNKIYFSVAPEDARVLARHTLPELDEHDLAHLDAYTAAARLVVHGRQTPAFTLRTRPPKPIVGEATAIRQAAARTVPSQDTSAIDSLVETFSSRPNDRRRGPG, encoded by the coding sequence GTGACACCACCGATCCCACTGTTCGCATCGCCGGCACCCAGTCCGCCCGACGTCATAACTCCGCCCGGCGCGCCAGCGCGGTGGGTTCTGCAGGCCGCCGAGTGGGCGGCCGATCGGCCATGGCTGCTCGGCGTCGCCGCCGCGCTGCTGACGGCCGCCGTGGCGGGGCGGAACCTGCTCGACGGGTGGCGGCACCGCCGCCACGCCGACGGCGCCCGGCTCGTCACCATCGCGCCGCCGCCTGAGGTCGACGCGCACGGCGCTGCGGCGCTGTGGGCCAACCTGCACGGCACGCTTACCCCGTCCCGTCGCCGCAGGCTGCTGTTCGGCAGCCCGCACGTCGGGTGGCAGTACACCTGGAGCGGGCGGCGGCTGCTCATCGGCATCTGGGTGCCCGGGACCGTGCCGCCGGGTGCGGTCGAGGCCGCCGTTCGAGCCGCCTGGCCGGGCGCCACCTGCACCACCACCGAAGCCCAGCCGCCGATCCCGCTCGGTGTCACGGCCGCGGTCGGCGGGCAGCTGCTGCCGGCGGCGGCGCAGTGGCTGCCGATCCGCACGGACCACGACGCCGACCCGCTGCGGGCGCTGATGTCCGCCTGCTCCGGGCTGCGCGCCGACGAGTACGCGTGCGTGCAGGTTCTCGCCCGCCCCGCCACCGCACGGCACGCCGCCTCCGCGCGCCGGGCGGCCGGCCGGCTACGTGAGGGCAAGACCGCCGTGCCGACGTTCAACCCCGCCGCGCCGCTGCGGTGGCTGATCGACGTGTTCCTACCCGGCGCGTCGACGACAAGCCGCAGCAGCGTCCAGGGCGCCGGTCGGCGGGATCCGGGGGTGGAGCGCGACGTGCGGGCGGTTCTCGACAAGACCGCGCATCCGCTGTGGATGATCGGGATCCGCTACGCGGTCGCCAAGGACACCCGCCGCCACCGCAGCGACCCGTATCCCCGGCTGCGTGGGCTCGCGGACGCGGTCGCCTCCTCGTTCGCCGTCTACGCCGGCCGTAACCGCCTCGCCCACCGGGCCCGGATGGCCGCCCCGGTGGCGGTGGTCGCCGCACGGCGGCTCGGGCCAGGCTTCCTCGCCTCCACCCCCGAACTCGCGGTGTTGGCGGCGCTGCCGCGCGACCTGGCGGTGCCCGGCCTGGACCGGGCCCGGGCCAAGTCCGTGCCGGCGCCCGTCGCGGTTCCCACCGGCGGGCGGGGTGTGAAGGTCCTCGGCGACGCCACGGTCGGTGGGCACGCGGTGGCCCTCGCGGTGCCGGACGCCCGGTATCACCTGCACGTGGTCGGATCCACCGGCTCCGGCAAGACGACCCTGCTGGTCAACATGGCCGTCGACGACATCACCGCCGGCCGGGGCACCGTGGTCATCGACCCGCACGGCGACATGGTCCTCGACATCCTCGACCGGCTACCCGCCACCGTCGCCGACCGCCTCGTCATCTTCGACCCGGACCAACCGAACCCGCCGACCATCAACCCCCTCGCCGGCGACGACCCCGACCTCGTCGTGGACAACCTCGTATCGATCTTCGGCAACATCTTCGCCAAAGCCTGGGGGCCCCGCATGGACGACGTCATGCGCGTCGCCTGCCTCACCTTGCTGCGGCACGCCAACGTCACCCTGCAGCACATCCCACCCCTGCTCAACAGCGCGCAGTTCCGCTCGGCGATGACCGTCGGCCTCGACGACCCAGCCGGCCTGTCCGGGTTCTGGCAGTGGTACGACGACCTCAACCCCGCCCTACGCTCGCAGGTCATCGGGCCCGTCCTCGCCCGGCTGCGGGCGTTCCTACTGCGGGACTTCGTCAAGCGCACCATGCGCCACCCCCGGTCGAGCTTCGACATGCGCCGAGTCCTCGACGGCGGGGCTCTCCTGGTGCGTATCCCGAAAGGGCAATTGGGTGAGGACACCAGCAAGCTGCTCGGCTCCCTGATCCTGGCGCAGGTGTGGCAGGCCGCCACCGCCCGCGCCGCCCTCGCCCCGGACAGACGCCGCGACGCCACGCTGATCATCGACGAAGCGCAGAACTTCCTGACCCTCGCCAATTCGCTGGACACGATGCTCGCCGAAGCCCGCAAGTACCGACTGTCCATGGTCCTCGCGCACCAGGACCTCGCCCAGTTCCCCAAGGACCTGCTCGCCGCCGCCTCCGCGAACGCCCGCAACAAGATCTACTTCAGTGTGGCGCCGGAGGACGCCCGTGTCCTCGCCCGGCACACCCTGCCCGAGCTCGACGAGCACGACCTCGCCCACCTCGACGCCTACACCGCCGCCGCCCGCCTCGTCGTGCACGGCCGACAGACACCGGCATTCACTCTGCGCACCCGCCCACCCAAACCCATCGTCGGGGAGGCGACCGCGATCCGACAGGCCGCGGCCCGAACCGTGCCCTCTCAGGACACCAGCGCCATCGACTCACTCGTCGAGACATTCTCGTCCCGACCCAACGACCGGCGTCGCGGGCCTGGCTAA
- a CDS encoding DUF397 domain-containing protein: MTDLTGAVWRRSTRSSGNGGNWVEVAINLPNIVAGRDSADTTSVALISTPSGWVGFFTAARCGGLVR, translated from the coding sequence ATGACTGACCTGACCGGCGCCGTCTGGCGCAGGAGCACTCGCAGCAGCGGCAACGGTGGCAACTGGGTCGAAGTCGCGATCAATCTTCCCAACATCGTGGCCGGCCGCGACTCCGCGGACACCACGAGTGTGGCACTCATCTCGACCCCGTCGGGGTGGGTCGGCTTTTTCACGGCGGCAAGGTGCGGGGGTCTCGTCCGGTGA